A single region of the Ascaphus truei isolate aAscTru1 chromosome 6, aAscTru1.hap1, whole genome shotgun sequence genome encodes:
- the LOC142497814 gene encoding IgGFc-binding protein-like produces the protein MEKVLSSDCKEVCTCSPAGALECKDTGCASDEKCQIKDGVVGCINIDPCKSMKCRTKETCKIQDGNPVCVPDYTGTCWGWGDPHYNTFDGYSFDFQGTCTYILSKYIGDDATLVPFTVDEKNDNRGNQAVSMVRLVNIYVYEYKISILKGEFGKVRINDVVTNLPVTLLDGKISASISGLYVVVRTDFGLQVTYEYNFHVVVTLPSSYYGATGGLCGNFNKDPKDDKISIDNKPVTAVIDWARSWKVNDRDPFCWDFCRGNCPTCDDSKKGLYGGDQYCSIISKAADGPFRECHPKVSPDNFFDSCIYDVCINDGAKALLCQALSAYASTCRKQGVKIYDWRTPSGCVLPCPANSHYEACGNACPASCFDRTAPALCKDACVETCQCNDGFVLSADKCVSVASCGCNYNGFYYQANQEFWSDDTCSVLCKCDPTLGMVVCKPTSCKASERCMVVNGVRGCNPISFSTCSASGDPHYGTFDGKRFDFMGTCIYQLVGVTSSDASLTRFTVKVQNNNRGNKAVSYTKVVTLEAYNMTLTLSMDYPRRILIDGVVSSLPMYYQTNKITAYISGNRVIIKTDFDVTVTYDWYSYVAVTLSSTYSNAVAGLCGNNNKNPNDDLNMKNGNAASNSAQFGDSWKVGEVPGCSPECTGNCPQCSEAQKQDYKAEKYCGIITKSNGPFSQCISTIDPAPYFDDCVFDSCQYRGHPSAFCNAITIYVAACQAAGIKIQEWRSASFCPASCSINSHYELCGNGCPVTCLGISSPAGCDSPCKEACHCDNGFILSGDKCTPIAQCGCVYQERYYQKGEAFFPQGLCNEKCQCGENGVVKCRVEMCGPNEECKVVNGVRGCQPTSYGTCVVNGEPHYISFDGLTFDFQGTCTYTLAKVVEDDPRLVKFSVVVENESYGKLKVSVPRLVVVSVYGYTVAIERDMTWKVKVDGELNKLPLILRDGDISINQEGKNIVLQTNFGLKVLYDTDYYVILSLPSSYNGKIGGLCGNFNGDRNDEFKLPSSQVVKNVDEFGAAWKVSIAGAKCSDGCGDQCPVCDAIKIQPYKGTSSCGMITNPAGPFKACHSKINPDEYFNHCTYDSCAVEGKDDILCKNLQAYVAACHTAGATIASWRTPSFCPLSCSANSHYELCTSTCGNTCSGITAPTSCTERCFEGCECDSGYVFDGDKCVTLDKCGCVFNGRYLSDGDSFVTVDCSQQCKCQAGGVICEALSCRSNQQCELKNGLRGCYTEAECSVNPNMLSTFDGLSGGPMGPGPYEVVSLCDPDSASWFRVLADIQQCDQGEPSVARLHIFLRDALVTISKENKAWVNGRPVSLPVKVSGLLSASIEEATVLVQIGSGLRIVLSESGELTLRVTQGLSNSLCGACGNFNGQSSDDLQGPGEKIATDILELVASWRALDFSSCNV, from the exons ATGGAGAAGGTCTTATCCAGTGACTGCAAAGAAGTCTGCACCTGTAGCCCAGCGGGTGCTCTTGAATGCAAGGACACTGGTTGTGCCAGTGATGAAAAATGTCAGATTAAGGATGGCGTTGTTGGATGTATCAATATAG ATCCATGCAAATCCATGAAATGTAGGACCAAGGAGACCTGCAAGATTCAAGATGGAAATCCAGTCTGTGTCCCTGATTACACAGGCACCTGTTGGGGATGGGGTGACCCTCACTACAACACCTTTGATGGTTACAGCTTTGACTTTCAGGGCACATGTACATACATTCTATCTAAATACATTGGCGATGATGCCACGTTGGTGCCCTTTACAGTTGATGAAAAGAATGATAACAGAGGGAATCAGGCAGTGTCCATGGTCAGGCTTGTCAATATCTACGTGTATGAATATAAGATCTCCATTCTGAAGGGCGAGTTTGGCAAAGTTAGG ATAAATGATGTTGTCACTAATCTGCCTGTAACATTACTAGATGGAAAGATCTCTGCAAGCATTAGTGGTCTTTATGTTGTAGTGCGTACAGATTTTGGTCTTCAAGTCACTTACGAATATAACTTTCATGTGGTGGTCACCCTTCCCAGCAGCTATTATGGTGCTACTGGTGGCCTCTGTGGTAACTTTAACAAAGATCCCAAAGATGACAAGATTTCCATAGACAATAAACCAGTCACCGCAGTCATAGATTGGGCCAGGAGCTGGAAAGTCAATGACAGAGACCCCTTCTGCTGGGACTTCTGCCGTGGAAACTGTCCAACATGTGATGACAGCAAGAAGGGCTTGTATGGAGGAGATCAGTAttgtagtatcatcagcaaagccGCAGACGGACCCTTCAGAGAGTGTCACCCCAAAGTTAGCCCCGATAATTTCTTTGACAGCTGTATCTATGACGTCTGTATAAATGATGGTGCTAAAGCATTACTGTGCCAGGCTCTTAGTGCTTATGCCAGCACTTGCAGGAAGCAAGGAGTAAAAATATATGACTGGAGAACACCGTCTGGATGTG tTCTACCTTGTCCTGCAAACAGCCACTATGAGGCCTGTGGAAATGCCTGTCCAGCCAGTTGCTTTGACCGAACTGCCCCAGCACTATGCAAGGACGCCTGTGTGGAGACCTGCCAGTGCAACGATGGCTTTGTTCTCAGCGCTGACAAATGTGTTTCTGTTGCAAGCTGCGGCTGCAACTACAACGGTTTCTATTATCAAGCGAACCAGGAATTTTGGTCTGATGACACCTGCAGTGTGCTCTGCAAATGTGACCCAACCTTGGGCATGGTGGTTTGTAAGCCGACCAGCTGCAAAGCAAGTGAGAGATGCATGGTAGTCAATGGAGTCCGTGGATGCAATCCAATAAGCTTCTCTACCTGCTCAGCTTCAGGTGACCCTCATTACGGCACTTTTGATGGCAAGAGATTCGACTTCATGGGCACCTGCATTTACCAATTAGTTGGAGTGACCTCTAGTGACGCATCTCTCACCCGCTTTACTGTTAAGGTTCAGAACAACAACCGCGGCAACAAAGCTGTGTCCTACACAAAAGTTGTCACTTTAGAAGCCTATAATATGACATTAACCCTCAGCATGGACTACCCACGTCGTATCTTG ATTGATGGAGTTGTCAGCTCACTACCAATGTACTACCAAACGAACAAAATCACAGCATATATCAGTGGCAATCGTGTCATTATAAAAACAGACTTTGATGTCACTGTTACTTATGACTGGTACAGCTATGTGGCAGTGACATTGTCAAGCACCTATTCCAATGCTGTGGCTGGCTTGTgtggcaacaacaacaaaaaccccAATGATGATCTTAACATGAAGAATGGAAATGCAGCATCAAATTCTGCACAGTTTGGTGACAGCTGGAAAGTAGGGGAGGTCCCTGGTTGCTCCCCGGAGTGCACAGGAAATTGTCCTCAATGCTCCGAGGCTCAGAAACAAGACTACAAGGCTGAAAAGTACTGTGGAATCATCACCAAGTCCAATGGGCCATTTAGTCAATGCATCTCTACCATTGACCCAGCACCATACTTCGATGATTGTGTTTTTGATTCATGCCAATACCGTGGTCATCCGTCAGCATTCTGTAATGCCATCACCATCTATGTGGCTGCTTGCCAAGCTGCTGGGATCAAAATCCAAGAATGGAGATCAGCCTCTTTCTGCC CTGCATCTTGCTCTATAAACAGTCACTACGAATTGTGTGGAAACGGGTGTCCTGTTACCTGCCTTGGTATTTCCTCACCTGCTGGCTGTGACTCCCCCTGCAAAGAAGCTTGTCACTGTGATAATGGTTTCATCCTGAGTGGCGATAAGTGTACCCCCATCGCCCAGTGTGGCTGTGTCTACCAGGAGAGGTATTACCAGAAGGGTGAAGCTTTCTTCCCTCAAGGGCTGTGCAATGAGAAGTGCCAGTGTGGAGAGAATGGAGTCGTCAAATGCCGGGTAGAAATGTGCGGGCCCAACGAGGAATGCAAAGTGGTGAACGGAGTCCGTGGGTGCCAGCCAACGAGTTACGGCACATGTGTGGTGAATGGAGAGCCACACTATATTTCCTTTGATGGGCTCACATTTGACTTCCAAGGCACCTGCACCTACACATTGGCAAAGGTGGTGGAAGATGATCCTCGGCTAGTGAAATTTTCTGTGGTTGTGGAGAATGAGAGCTATGGCAAACTCAAAGTGTCTGTGCCAAGGCTGGTGGTAGTTTCTGTGTATGGTTACACAGTGGCCATTGAGAGAGACATGACGTGGAAAGTGAAG GTTGATGGAGAGCTCAACAAATTGCCATTGATCCTTAGAGATGGAGATATCTCAATAAATCAAGAAGGGAAGAATATTGTCTTACAGACCAACTTTGGCTTGAAGGTTCTATATGACACAGATTATTATGTAATTCTGAGTCTCCCCAGTTCATATAATGGCAAAATTGGAGGCCTATGTGGCAACTTCAATGGAGATCGTAATGATGAATTCAAGCTTCCCAGCAGCCAGGTCGTCAAAAATGTGGATGAATTTGGGGCAGCCTGGAAAGTGAGCATTGCTGGGGCCAAGTGCAGTGATGGTTGTGGAGACCAGTGTCCTGTGTGTGATGCCATCAAAATCCAGCCATACAAAGGAACATCATCCTGTGGCATGATCACCAACCCAGCTGGGCCCTTTAAAGCATGTCACTCCAAGATCAACCCAGATGAATACTTCAACCACTGCACCTATGACTCGTGTGctgtggaagggaaggatgataTCCTGTGCAAAAACCTGCAGGCCTATGTAGCTGCTTGTCATACAGCTGGTGCCACCATTGCCTCCTGGAGAACCCCCTCCTTCTGTC CTCTATCCTGTTCTGCCAATAGTCATTATGAGCTTTGCACCAGCACCTGTGGCAATACCTGCTCTGGTATCACTGCACCAACCTCATGTACAGAGAGATGCTTTGAAGGCTGCGAGTGTGACTCCGGCTACGTGTTTGATGGAGACAAATGTGTGACTCTGGACAAGTGTGGCTGTGTCTTCAATGGAAGATATTTGAGT GATGGCGATTCCTTTGTAACTGTTGATTGCAGCCAGCAGTGCAAGTGTCAGGCCGGAGGTGTTATTTGCGAGGCACTATCCTGCAGATCCAATCAGCAATGCGAACTCAAGAATGGGTTGCGGGGCTGCTACACAGAAGCTGAATGTTCAGTCAACCCAAACATGTTAAGCACTTTTGATGGCTTGTCTGGCGGACCAATGGGGCCTGGTCCCTATGAAGTGGTCTCTCTATGTGACCCTGATTCAGCTTCTTGGTTTAGAGTCCTAGCTGACATTCAACAATGTGACCAAGGAGAGCCATCTGTTGCAAGGCTCCATATTTTCCTTCGTGATGCTCTGGTGACCATATCTAAGGAAAACAAGGCATGG GTGAATGGACGCCCAGTAAGCCTCCCGGTTAAGGTGTCTGGTTTGCTATCAGCCAGCATTGAGGAGGCAACAGTTTTGGTTCAGATTGGCTCAGGCTTGAGGATTGTGCTAAGTGAGAGTGGAGAGCTAACACTGCGTGTGACACAGGGATTGTCCAACTCTCTGTGTGGGGCATGTGGAAACTTTAATGGCCAGAGTTCAGATGACCTTCAGGGTCCTGGGGAAAAAATAGCTACTGACATTTTGGAGCTTGTTGCATCTTGGAGAGCTCTTGACTTCAGCAGCTG